In one Actinomycetes bacterium genomic region, the following are encoded:
- a CDS encoding FCD domain-containing protein yields MTATTELFRPVTTQNAANAVAEQVRVAVDLALLVPGDRLPPERALAALLDVSRPTVREALRVLAESGYVGIRRGAGGGAFVLPRRRAGEVERIRDALRARRRELAALLEWRRAVEGEAAALAAVRVSDDGLRALRARTVESGGWRMRSFEAWRADDSRFHIAVAEASGNPYILDAVRRARVELAEALDALVAQHAAKPAAAQHAAKPAAAEHEAILAALQARDPDAARATALRHGQATEERLRRLLGP; encoded by the coding sequence GTGACGGCCACGACCGAGCTGTTCCGACCGGTCACAACCCAGAACGCGGCGAACGCCGTGGCCGAGCAGGTACGGGTCGCCGTCGACCTCGCCCTGCTGGTCCCCGGCGACCGGCTGCCGCCCGAGCGGGCGCTTGCCGCCCTGCTCGACGTGAGCCGGCCCACCGTCAGGGAGGCCCTCCGCGTGCTGGCCGAGTCCGGCTATGTCGGGATCCGCCGGGGCGCCGGCGGCGGGGCGTTCGTGCTGCCCAGGCGCCGGGCCGGCGAGGTCGAGCGGATCCGCGACGCGCTCAGGGCCCGGCGCAGGGAGCTCGCCGCCCTCCTCGAGTGGCGGCGGGCGGTCGAGGGCGAGGCGGCGGCGCTCGCCGCGGTGCGGGTCTCCGACGACGGGCTGCGCGCCCTGCGGGCCCGGACCGTCGAGTCGGGCGGCTGGCGGATGCGGAGCTTCGAGGCGTGGCGGGCCGACGACAGCCGTTTCCACATCGCGGTGGCCGAGGCGTCGGGCAACCCCTACATCCTGGACGCCGTCCGCCGGGCCCGGGTCGAGCTGGCCGAGGCGCTCGACGCGCTGGTCGCCCAGCACGCAGCCAAGCCCGCCGCCGCCCAGCACGCAGCCAAGCCCGCCGCCGCCGAGCATGAGGCGATCCTGGCCGCGCTCCAGGCCCGCGACCCGGACGCGGCCCGGGCCACCGCCCTGCGCCACGGCCAGGCCACCGAGGAGCGCCTGCGCCGCCTCCTGGGGCCGTGA